The following are encoded together in the Tistrella mobilis genome:
- a CDS encoding sensor histidine kinase, giving the protein MTGVLTDGQVETGADAPQDAAETVVAAASEAMLITDGETRSGFLNNAACRLIGSDRRRLGFVRLIALVNGMVQRAASDRSFRSHIELLGNDRQSAHASVLRMRGVTPRSFSITSQPVDPQGRRQLWIVRDETVLSRQAMDCRSCAGEARSIHDALLARTRALSEARDLADASRMVAEQASRAKSEFMAHLSHELRTPLNAVLGFSEVIARELLGPAAVPAYVDYARSIHESGSTLLGLIDDILDLSQVETGRVQVRLRPTDLNELVNGLDLDEDLRPGVRLATDLPQGRIVIPGDPDILVRAVLHLVEVSANVAPAGSAVTIRTFDTGTHAGIEVIDAGSVMSAVEIENALAAFGDTDSQIARSGRGRGVGLSLADALIRLHGGRLVIAPRGNGGMVTRVLLPRG; this is encoded by the coding sequence ATGACCGGCGTGCTCACCGACGGTCAGGTGGAGACCGGAGCCGATGCCCCGCAGGATGCCGCCGAGACGGTCGTCGCGGCCGCGTCCGAAGCCATGCTGATCACCGATGGCGAAACCCGCTCGGGCTTCCTCAACAATGCCGCCTGCCGTCTGATCGGCAGCGATCGCCGCCGCCTGGGTTTCGTGCGGCTGATCGCGCTCGTGAACGGCATGGTTCAGCGGGCAGCCAGCGACCGGTCGTTTCGCAGCCATATCGAGCTGCTCGGCAACGACCGGCAATCGGCCCATGCCTCGGTGCTGCGCATGCGGGGCGTGACGCCACGCAGCTTTTCGATCACCTCGCAGCCCGTCGATCCGCAAGGCCGGCGTCAGCTCTGGATCGTGCGCGACGAGACGGTTCTGTCCCGTCAGGCCATGGATTGCCGCAGCTGTGCGGGCGAGGCCCGATCGATCCACGACGCCCTGCTCGCCCGCACCCGGGCATTGAGCGAGGCACGCGATCTGGCCGATGCCAGCCGGATGGTCGCCGAACAGGCAAGCCGGGCGAAGAGCGAGTTCATGGCCCATCTGAGCCACGAACTGCGCACGCCGCTGAATGCCGTTCTGGGCTTCTCCGAAGTCATCGCCCGCGAATTGCTGGGCCCTGCCGCCGTGCCGGCCTATGTCGACTATGCCCGCAGCATCCACGAAAGCGGAAGCACCCTGCTCGGCCTGATCGACGACATCCTGGATCTGTCGCAGGTGGAAACCGGCCGGGTTCAGGTGCGGCTGCGCCCCACCGATCTGAACGAGCTGGTGAACGGGCTGGACCTGGATGAAGACCTGCGGCCCGGCGTGCGGCTTGCCACCGACCTGCCCCAGGGGCGGATCGTCATTCCGGGCGATCCCGACATTCTTGTCCGGGCCGTGCTGCATCTGGTCGAGGTATCGGCCAATGTCGCGCCGGCCGGATCGGCGGTCACCATCCGCACCTTCGACACCGGCACCCATGCCGGGATCGAGGTCATCGATGCCGGATCGGTGATGAGCGCGGTCGAGATCGAGAATGCGCTAGCCGCCTTCGGCGACACCGACAGCCAGATCGCCCGCAGCGGCCGCGGCCGCGGTGTCGGGCTGTCGCTGGCCGATGCGCTGATCCGCCTGCATGGTGGCCGTCTGGTCATCGCCCCGCGCGGCAATGGCGGCATGGTCACCCGGGTTCTGCTGCCGCGCGGCTGA
- a CDS encoding META domain-containing protein, with amino-acid sequence MPASSAPAHRPVSAGCPSLRFGPRRFRSLRLMAAVAVPLALGACAGMQGEGGGGRPDLPLTGTVWAPDPAAPGAEAARFRFHDDGRMSARGPCNRMFGRYQTGVDDLPGSLRFGGIGATRMACDRQKTDAEMDLIDGLLAARQAEVEGNRLTIVTSDGRKMGFRAVDDASAPDPGKDMQ; translated from the coding sequence GTTCCGCACCCGCGCATCGCCCCGTATCGGCCGGGTGCCCGTCTCTGCGTTTCGGACCCCGCCGCTTCCGGTCTCTGCGCCTGATGGCGGCTGTGGCCGTGCCGCTGGCGCTGGGGGCCTGCGCCGGCATGCAGGGAGAGGGCGGTGGCGGCCGGCCCGATCTGCCGCTGACCGGCACGGTCTGGGCACCCGATCCGGCGGCACCGGGGGCGGAAGCCGCCCGGTTCAGATTTCACGACGATGGCCGCATGTCGGCGCGCGGCCCCTGCAACCGCATGTTCGGCCGCTATCAGACCGGGGTCGACGACCTGCCGGGCAGCCTGCGTTTCGGCGGCATCGGCGCCACGCGCATGGCCTGCGACCGGCAGAAGACCGATGCCGAGATGGACCTGATCGACGGCCTGCTCGCCGCCCGCCAGGCAGAGGTAGAGGGCAACCGTCTGACCATCGTCACCTCCGACGGCCGGAAGATGGGCTTCCGTGCGGTCGACGATGCCAGCGCGCCGGATCCCGGCAAGGATATGCAGTGA